The Desulfomonilia bacterium region TATTTATATTTCAAGCGACCTGCCTGAAAGTTCAGGCCTTTCATCATCGGCCGCCCTGGAGGTCCTTACCGCCTACATGATGCTCTATCCTCTCGGGCCTGAAAAAATCGACAGGGTAAGGATGTCATTACTCTGCCAGAAGGTTGAAAACGAATTCATAGGCGTCAACTGCGGCATAATGGATCAGTTTGCCGTGGCTCTCGGGAAAAAGGATAATGCGATCCTTCTGAATACAAATACCCTTGAATACAAATATATCCCTTTCAAACTAGGTAAATGCCGGCTTCTTATAATGAACACGAAAAAAAAGCGCGAACTTGCAGACTCAAAATACAATGAACGCAGAGCGGAATGTGATGCGGCCCTGGCGATAATACAAAAATCCAGGCCGATAAAAACGCTTGTCGAGGCGGATGCCGAAGATCTCATTTTGATCAAGGACCCTGTCCTCAGAAAACGTGCACGCCATGTAATTACCGAAAACAAGCGCGTTCAGAAATCAGTCATGTCACTCGAAAACGGTGAGCTTGCAACATTCGGAAATCTCATGTGTGCTTCTCACGATTCCCTCAAAACCGATTATGAAGTAACAGGCATGGAACTGGATACGATAGTGGCGGAAGCGCTGTCCCTTCCCTCCTGCCTCGGCGCACGCATGACAGGCGCGGGTTTCGGAGGCTGCGCAATAGCGCTGGTTCAGGAACATGCAATAGAATCCTTCACTGAAACCGTGCTCAAAAATTATAAGGCCAGAACCGGCCTTGACGGTGAAATCCATGTCAGCGTTATAGAGGACGGTGTTAAATCAATTTAAGGGATTTATGTGAACTCAATCGAGCGTGTCAGAAGGGCGGTAAAATTCAATTGCCCTGACAGAGTGCCTGTCTGGAGTTCAGGCCTTGATGACGTTTTTCATATGTTCATGCTGCCGCCTAAGACATGGCAGCCCGGACATGCAGACCATGAACGGGGGCTGTTTCCTTACATGCCTGATGAAAAGATTCTGAAACTGCGCCTGTGGAAATGGAACTCTCCCGAATGGGCAAAAGCCCCTGAATACAGGAACTGGACTGATCTGGACCGTGAGGAAATCGATGAATGGGGATGTATATGGAAACAGTCCGGGAAAGGTAAATCCATTGGACATCCTGTAAGGTCCACCCTGACCGACTGGGGGCATTATGACAAATATCTTGCCGACTATAACC contains the following coding sequences:
- a CDS encoding galactokinase; its protein translation is MHTKDEVIRGFIDTYGAEGDCEFFFSPGRVNLIGEHIDYNGGLVLPAALSLGICAAVKRRNDGIVRLRSANESSWADIKLDEIIKSNSIRWANYPAGVIKYLMDEGNELAGCDIYISSDLPESSGLSSSAALEVLTAYMMLYPLGPEKIDRVRMSLLCQKVENEFIGVNCGIMDQFAVALGKKDNAILLNTNTLEYKYIPFKLGKCRLLIMNTKKKRELADSKYNERRAECDAALAIIQKSRPIKTLVEADAEDLILIKDPVLRKRARHVITENKRVQKSVMSLENGELATFGNLMCASHDSLKTDYEVTGMELDTIVAEALSLPSCLGARMTGAGFGGCAIALVQEHAIESFTETVLKNYKARTGLDGEIHVSVIEDGVKSI